The Stutzerimonas stutzeri genome segment GTGCTGAGCGGAGTCGACGTGATGGCCGAGGCGCTGCTGCAACCAGTCGCCGTCCGGAACATCCAGCACCAGACACATGCTCCCGTCAGGGCTGCCGCAGGCGTGGCGCGCATCGCTGGGCACGACGGCGAGGAATTGCTGCTGGATACGACTGCCCCGGCCCTCGATTTCGAAGTCCAGGCGCCCGCGCAAACCGAACACCAGCTGCGTGTGGTGATGGCTGTGGATGATCTGGTCGTGGTTGTAATGACGCAGGGACAGGATGGGCGACATGGTGTTCTCGGGCTGTATGCGGACGGCGGCCAGAGCCAAGGGTATTACATGATGACCTTGTCGCGCAGTTTGTCGGCAGCCTGGTTGAGCGCCTGGATGACGCGTTCCTTGTCGAAGTTCTGCACACCGTTGGTGTCCAGGTACATGGAGAAGCCTGGCAGCTCGTGCTCGACGAAGCTGCTGGTCGCGCCGAGATCGCGGCGAAAATCCACGACCTGGTAGATCTGCACCGGCCGGGAGAAGCCCTTGACCGTGATCTGGCCATTGTCACGGCACATGATGACGTCTTTGACCAGCGAATAGGTTTCGTGGGAAATCAGAATCTCGCCGGCCTCGGCGGAGCTTTCCAGGCGGCTGGCCAGATTCACTTCGCGACCGATGATTGTGTAGTCCATGCGGGTATCGGCGCCGAAGTTCCCGACCGTGCAGTAGCCGGTGTTGATGCCCATGCGGATTTCCATCGGTTTGGTGATGCCCTGGGCGCGCCATTGCTGACGCAGCACCTTCATGTGCTTGCGCATGGCGATGGCCATGGACACCGCCGCGACGGCATCCTTCTTGGCGCCCTGGCTCGCGGGGTCGCCGAAGAACACCATCACGCAGTCACCGACGAACTTGTCGATGGTGCCACCGTATTTGAGGGTGATCTTCGACATTTCGTTGAGGTAGTTGTTGAGCAGATCGGTAAGGGCTTCGGCTTCCAGTTCTTCGGAGAGCTCGGTGAAGCCCTTGATGTCGGAGAAGAATACGGTGAGTTTCTTGCGCTGGGTTTCCAACCGGACGCTGCGCTTGCCGGAGAAGATCGACTCCCACACCTGGGGTGACAGGTATTTGGCGAGGTTGCGGGCCAGACGTGCGGCTTTGGCTTGCTCGGCTTCGATTTCACGGCGCGCTTGCGCCAGTCGTTCGCCCTGCTGATGCACGTAGTAGGCCGTGATGCAGACGTACAGCGTGCTGAACAGGATGCTGACGGCGGCCACCAGCGGAGGGGTCGAGAGATCGAAACGCAGCGGTACCAGCAGGCTGGTCAGCCCCATGCCGCCGGCAACCAGCAGCGCCGTCATCAACAGGTGGCGCAAACTGCCGATGACCAGCGCGCTGAAGCCGAGCGTCAGCAGGAACATCAGGCTGGGCACCAGATTCCAGCCGAGCAGCACGATGCCGGCGCCTGCGTTCAGGGCGTCGAGAGAGAGCAGGATTTGCGACGTTCGTTCCGGGTGCTCCCGCTTGAAGCGATAGCTCAGGTGGTAGGCGAAGTGCGGATAGAGCAGGGTGTAGGGCACCATCCACAACAGATCGAGCGCGAACTCCTGCGTGTAGACACCGGCGGCAAGTGTGGCGGCACAGCTCAGATAGGCTAGAACCCGGGCGTAGTATTCGCGCAGTGGGCGAGTCGCGAGCCCGTTTCGCCGTTCACCGGTCACGGTTGGCATGGTGATTAACAGTCCCTGAAAGATTCCACCGCTCTAGGATGCACATTCGAGCCGAGCGCGCATTGTGCGGTGCTGGCCGGTGATCATAACCAAGTCACCGCCAATGCGCCAAACCACCCATCTCAATCCGTGACCAGGCGCGTTAAACGGTTGAATAACGGGCGTTTTGGTTAAAAACGGATCTTGCCAGTGAGCATGTCCTTGAGCATCACCCAGTCGCCCAGGAAGCTGTACAGCGGATACTGAAAGGTCGCCGGGCGGTTTTTTTCAAAAATGAAATGTCCGACCCAGGCGAACCCGTATCCGGCCAGCGGCACGGCGAGCAGCCAGAGCCATTGCTGGGTGACCAACGCGTAACCAAGTATGGCCAGCACCAGCAGGCTACCGATGTAGTGCAGACGACGGCAGACGGGGTTGCTGTGTTCGGCCAGATAGAACGGGTAGAAATCAGCGAATTTCGTAAAGCGTTCGGCGGCGTGTGTGCTCATGTTGCACCTCTTGTTGTGACGAGCTTGCAGTCTAGGTCCATCGGCTGCTTCTGGCCATGTGGTCAACGCGACCGCTGGACCAGCGCCTCGCCGATGGGCGATCCGTTTCGGCGCGGGGGTGCTGGAACTTGTGCTGCGGCTTGGCGCCTTAATGTTCAACTGCGCGAAACGGTGGCATGCTTTTGCCGCTTTGCCTTCCCTCCCTATTGTTAGGACGCCCGACTTTGGCCAGTAGCCTGCTCGCCCTGATTGATGACATCGCGACCGTTCTGGATGACGTCTCCGTCATGACCAAAGTCGCCGCGAAGAAAACCGCAGGTGTACTTGGCGACGATCTGGCGCTCAACGCACAACAGGTCACCGGCGTAAAGGCTGACCGTGAGCTGCCGGTTGTATGGGCGGTTGCCAAGGGCTCACTGCGGAACAAGCTGATCCTGGTGCCGGCCGCGTTGTTGATCAGTGCGTTCGTTCCCAGGGCCGTCACGCCGCTGCTGATGCTCGGTGGTGCTTTTCTCTGCTTCGAGGGCTTCGAGAAGCTCGCCCACCGTTTCATGCATCGTGATGAGGACGCTCATGCCCGGCAGCTCGATGCCTTGTCCGATCCGGCCGTTGATATGGTGGCGTTCGAGCGGGACAAGATCAGCGGCGCGGTGCGCACCGATTTCATCCTGTCGGCCGAAATCATCGCCATTACGCTGGGCACGGTGGCCACGGCGTCGTTCGTCGAGCAGCTCGTGGTGCTTGCTGGAATCGCCCTCATCATGACGATCGGCGTGTATGGCGTGGTGGCCGGCATCGTCAAACTGGATGACGCCGGTCTGGCCCTGAGCAAGAGCGCCAATGCCGCAGGGCAGCGGATCGGACGCGGTATCCTGGTCGTCGCCCCGTGGCTGATGAAATCCCTGTCGGTGGTGGGCACCGCTGCCATGTTCATGGTGGGCGGCGGCATCCTGACTCACGGGATCAAGGCTATTCACCAGCTCATCGAGAGCAGCGCCGAGCACACGCTAGCGCTGCCTTACTTCGGCTCGGTACTGGCCGGGCTGGTGCCGACGGTGCTCGACGCCGCTTTCGGCATTCTTGCCGGCGGGCTGGTCTTCGCAGCCGTTACGCTCGGCGCTCGGTTGTTCAAACGCAACGGCTAGGCAGCACAGCTGGCCGGTTTTCCCGCAGCGATACGCGAATCTGGCAGATCGGTGCGGGCACCCAGAGGGTCATCACAGGAGGCAGACGGTGGACGCATTCATGCAGGCGGCAATCGATGAGGCGAACAAAGGGCTGGCCGAAGGCGGCATCCCGATCGGCTCGGTCATCGTTCATCAAGGGCGAATCATCGGCCGAGGCCATAATCGGCGGGTGCAGCAAGGTAGCGCTGTGCTGCACGGGGAGATGGACGCCTTCGAGAATGCCGGCCGGCAACCCGCGAGCGTCTATGCCGACTCGGTGCTCTACACCACTCTGTCACCCTGTTCGATGTGCAGCGGCGCCATACTTCTCTACGGCATCCCCAAGGTCGTGATCGGCGAGAACCAGACCTTCATGGGCGAGGAACAACTGCTGCGTGATCGCGGGGTGGAGATCGACGTGCTGCAGGACACGACCTGCATCGAGCTGATGCGCGGTTTCATCGCGCAGCGCCCCGAGCTGTGGAACGAAGACATCGGCGAAGTCTAACGTCGCTCAGTGGCGCCAGAACGAAGGCGTCAGCATGACCAGCACGGTGATGATTTCCAGGCGACCGAGCAGCATGCCGAGCGACAGCAGCCACTTGGCCGAGTCCGGCAAGGTCGAGAAATTGCCCGCTGGCCCGATGATGGGACCCAAGCCCGGGCCAACGTTGCACACGGCGGTCGCTGCCGCGGTCAGTGCCGTCAGCATGTCCAGCCCCAGAAGTGCGAGCGCGAGGGCCAGCGCGCCGATGGTAATGGTGAAAAAGAACGAGAATGTCAGGATCGACCGAACGATTTCTTCGTCGAGCGCATGGCGGTTGTACTGTTGCTTGATGACCGCGCGAGGGTGTACCAGCTGCGCCAGGTTGGCACGCAGCAACGAGTAGGCCACCTGGAAGCGAAAGATCTTCAGGCCGCCTGAGGTCGAGCCGGAGCAGCCACCGATGAAGGTCAGGTAGAAGAACGCCAGTACCGCAAACTCTCCCCACTGGGTGTAATCGCCCAGCGCGAAGCCGGTCGTGGTGACCACCGAGACCACGTTCAGCGACACGATGCGCAGCGCATCGAGGAAGCCGTAATCGGAGTTGAGCGTCAGCCAGATGGCGAATGCGATGCACATTGCAAACAGCA includes the following:
- a CDS encoding DUF808 domain-containing protein — translated: MASSLLALIDDIATVLDDVSVMTKVAAKKTAGVLGDDLALNAQQVTGVKADRELPVVWAVAKGSLRNKLILVPAALLISAFVPRAVTPLLMLGGAFLCFEGFEKLAHRFMHRDEDAHARQLDALSDPAVDMVAFERDKISGAVRTDFILSAEIIAITLGTVATASFVEQLVVLAGIALIMTIGVYGVVAGIVKLDDAGLALSKSANAAGQRIGRGILVVAPWLMKSLSVVGTAAMFMVGGGILTHGIKAIHQLIESSAEHTLALPYFGSVLAGLVPTVLDAAFGILAGGLVFAAVTLGARLFKRNG
- a CDS encoding adenylate/guanylate cyclase domain-containing protein — encoded protein: MPTVTGERRNGLATRPLREYYARVLAYLSCAATLAAGVYTQEFALDLLWMVPYTLLYPHFAYHLSYRFKREHPERTSQILLSLDALNAGAGIVLLGWNLVPSLMFLLTLGFSALVIGSLRHLLMTALLVAGGMGLTSLLVPLRFDLSTPPLVAAVSILFSTLYVCITAYYVHQQGERLAQARREIEAEQAKAARLARNLAKYLSPQVWESIFSGKRSVRLETQRKKLTVFFSDIKGFTELSEELEAEALTDLLNNYLNEMSKITLKYGGTIDKFVGDCVMVFFGDPASQGAKKDAVAAVSMAIAMRKHMKVLRQQWRAQGITKPMEIRMGINTGYCTVGNFGADTRMDYTIIGREVNLASRLESSAEAGEILISHETYSLVKDVIMCRDNGQITVKGFSRPVQIYQVVDFRRDLGATSSFVEHELPGFSMYLDTNGVQNFDKERVIQALNQAADKLRDKVIM
- a CDS encoding nucleoside deaminase — encoded protein: MDAFMQAAIDEANKGLAEGGIPIGSVIVHQGRIIGRGHNRRVQQGSAVLHGEMDAFENAGRQPASVYADSVLYTTLSPCSMCSGAILLYGIPKVVIGENQTFMGEEQLLRDRGVEIDVLQDTTCIELMRGFIAQRPELWNEDIGEV
- a CDS encoding Mpo1-like protein, which codes for MSTHAAERFTKFADFYPFYLAEHSNPVCRRLHYIGSLLVLAILGYALVTQQWLWLLAVPLAGYGFAWVGHFIFEKNRPATFQYPLYSFLGDWVMLKDMLTGKIRF